From the genome of Marixanthomonas ophiurae, one region includes:
- a CDS encoding MgtC/SapB family protein, producing MNYDDLITLGIAFGLGMLVGLQRQRTDNKMAGVRTFTLISILGVVAGFLSRDYENPYILPVMGLALTGLLITANIIKLKKINEADIGQTTEVAALLMFAIGGYLVLGDQIIGVVVGGVMAVLLYVKEHLHDFIEKLKDKDLAAIMTFAGISLVILPILPDKTYGPLDVLNPKNIWLMVTLIVGISVIGYFIYKFVGKKVGVISNGVLGGLISSTATTVSYARKTKDAKNIGKMAAFVITAASAIALVRVLIEVGIVIPEKLPQIMLPIIVELIIMILLCVGLFYLFNNDGKDDEMPEPKNPAQFKSALIFGLLYGLILLAVAFTKEEFGNEALYVVAVISGLTDVDAITLSLSQTMKGGGLKTETGWRLILLASLSNLLFKGIMAAVLGTKELTKWISISFGISIAAGLLLMWLWPENWVL from the coding sequence ATGAACTACGACGATTTAATAACATTAGGAATTGCTTTTGGCTTAGGTATGTTAGTAGGTTTGCAACGACAGCGAACCGATAATAAAATGGCCGGAGTAAGAACATTCACGCTTATTTCTATTTTAGGAGTAGTAGCTGGTTTTTTAAGTAGGGATTATGAAAACCCCTACATACTTCCAGTAATGGGTTTGGCTCTAACAGGCTTATTGATTACCGCTAATATTATAAAGCTTAAAAAAATAAATGAAGCCGATATAGGTCAAACCACCGAAGTTGCTGCATTGCTCATGTTTGCAATCGGGGGTTATTTAGTGTTGGGAGATCAAATAATTGGTGTTGTTGTTGGTGGTGTTATGGCTGTATTGTTATACGTAAAGGAACATCTGCACGATTTTATTGAAAAATTAAAAGACAAAGACTTAGCGGCAATCATGACATTTGCTGGAATCTCATTAGTTATTTTACCAATACTACCTGATAAAACCTATGGACCTTTAGATGTTTTAAACCCTAAAAATATATGGCTGATGGTTACACTTATTGTAGGCATAAGTGTAATAGGGTATTTTATTTACAAATTTGTAGGTAAAAAAGTAGGCGTTATTTCAAATGGGGTATTAGGAGGTTTAATCAGTAGTACTGCCACCACAGTAAGCTATGCGCGGAAAACAAAAGATGCCAAAAATATTGGAAAAATGGCAGCTTTTGTTATAACTGCAGCTTCTGCCATTGCATTGGTCAGAGTGTTAATAGAAGTAGGAATTGTCATTCCTGAAAAGCTACCTCAGATAATGTTACCGATCATAGTTGAGCTTATAATTATGATATTGTTGTGTGTAGGCTTGTTTTATTTGTTTAACAATGACGGAAAAGATGATGAAATGCCTGAGCCTAAAAACCCTGCTCAATTTAAAAGTGCATTAATCTTCGGTCTTTTATATGGTCTTATTTTATTAGCTGTAGCATTCACAAAAGAAGAATTTGGTAACGAAGCATTGTATGTAGTAGCAGTTATAAGTGGGTTGACCGATGTAGATGCGATTACACTTTCCTTATCGCAAACCATGAAAGGAGGAGGACTGAAAACTGAAACAGGGTGGCGTTTAATTTTATTAGCTTCCCTTTCAAACTTACTTTTTAAAGGAATTATGGCAGCCGTTTTAGGAACCAAAGAATTAACAAAATGGATTTCAATTTCTTTCGGTATTTCAATAGCAGCGGGTTTACTATTAATGTGGTTGTGGCCGGAAAATTGGGTGCTATAA
- a CDS encoding ATP-grasp domain-containing protein: MMESKKKVYNLIPKKYYAKTVLIHPKTTSEGIKVFLKKKGLTFPLIAKPDIGLRGSAVQKIHSEKELFDYHQKANFDYLIQDFIPYPNEIGVFYVRYPNKEKGKITGVVFKETLAIIGDGTSTIEELLNKTPRFQIQLKNLKKEHGAIFNKVLTKGEKLNLMPYGSHSRGAKFNDFSSIITPQLTESINKICLQIDGFYYGRLDIMYNTVDELEQGKNLMIVELNGAKSEPTHIYDPEHSLLFAWKTLAKHIKYMFEISQINHKSKGTPYLKYQIGIREMQAHFLQNKKIIQFKFI, encoded by the coding sequence ATGATGGAATCCAAAAAAAAGGTGTACAATCTTATCCCTAAAAAATATTACGCCAAAACCGTTTTAATACATCCCAAAACCACTTCGGAAGGAATAAAAGTATTCTTAAAAAAGAAAGGCCTAACATTTCCGCTTATCGCTAAACCTGATATAGGTCTTCGAGGGAGTGCGGTTCAAAAAATACATTCAGAAAAAGAATTGTTTGACTATCACCAAAAAGCAAATTTTGACTATTTAATTCAAGATTTTATACCATATCCTAATGAAATTGGTGTGTTTTATGTGCGTTATCCCAATAAAGAGAAAGGAAAAATCACAGGAGTTGTTTTTAAAGAAACTCTGGCAATCATAGGTGATGGCACCTCAACAATAGAAGAACTGCTTAACAAAACTCCACGGTTTCAAATTCAATTAAAAAATCTTAAAAAAGAACACGGAGCCATTTTTAATAAAGTACTCACAAAAGGTGAAAAACTAAATTTAATGCCCTACGGAAGTCACTCCCGAGGAGCAAAATTTAATGACTTCAGCTCAATTATAACGCCCCAGCTTACGGAAAGTATTAATAAAATCTGTCTTCAAATTGACGGATTTTACTATGGAAGGTTAGACATTATGTACAACACAGTTGACGAATTAGAGCAGGGAAAAAACCTGATGATTGTAGAATTAAATGGCGCCAAAAGCGAGCCCACCCATATTTACGATCCAGAACATTCCTTATTATTTGCATGGAAAACGTTGGCAAAACACATAAAATATATGTTTGAGATAAGCCAAATAAACCATAAAAGTAAAGGTACTCCTTACTTAAAATACCAAATTGGCATTCGGGAAATGCAGGCCCATTTTCTTCAGAATAAAAAAATAATTCAATTTAAATTCATATAA
- the ppk1 gene encoding polyphosphate kinase 1: MAKLYNTKYYHRDLSWLRFNHRVLQEAADDKNPLYERIKFLAIFSSNLDEFFRVRVSDIRQIKEIEKPFRKKLITKPNKVLKEIKKQVELQQEEFGDIFKNQIIPDLKKENIHLIDYKEFSTTQKEIAKSYFENSLKDKLEVSFNPCSNSDTVFIENEALYLAAQLENDTFKLVKIPDDEPRFFTFPKHNGKYFITFIDDVLKYSLKQTPQKEENITFYSIKKSRDAELYIEDEFSGNVMERIKKSLPKRSTGQATRLLIDNKTPKQFEEILKNALEVYNTDIVKGGTYHNFKDFFGFPNPTSKKLSVEELPPLPHPVLADCDSVFNAIDEKDQLIHYPYQNFEPVIKLLEEAADDPKVTTIKMTIYRAASESKLNDAIARAAKNGKEVVIFIEVKARFDEHNNLKWGKIFEENGAHVIYSFPAIKIHSKILCIERETSGSSKRYCYIATGNFNENTAKLYTDFGIMTANKTITQDLNKLFLVLEGKMIIPKPDKLLVSPFTLRDTFEDLIENEIELAKAGKDAYIIAKMNSLQDKSMIKMLYKASNAGVKIRLLVRGICSLVPGIKDQSENIYITSILDRFLEHGRIYIFGNDGDEKMYIGSADWMKRNLSHRIEVVTPILDQEHHNTIRELIEIQLNDNVKARIIDPDQKNEYVKHGKPAVRSQYNTYDYFKNCLN, translated from the coding sequence ATGGCAAAACTATACAATACAAAATATTACCACCGCGACCTTTCGTGGTTACGCTTCAATCACCGAGTTTTACAAGAAGCTGCAGATGATAAAAACCCTTTATACGAGCGCATCAAGTTTTTAGCAATTTTCTCTTCCAACTTAGATGAGTTTTTTAGGGTTCGGGTGTCTGACATTCGACAAATTAAAGAGATTGAAAAACCCTTCAGAAAAAAACTAATCACTAAGCCTAATAAGGTTTTAAAAGAAATAAAAAAACAGGTTGAACTGCAACAAGAAGAATTTGGCGACATTTTCAAGAACCAGATTATTCCAGATTTAAAAAAAGAAAACATTCATTTAATTGATTACAAAGAATTTTCTACCACACAAAAAGAAATTGCCAAATCATATTTTGAAAATTCTTTAAAAGACAAATTAGAAGTAAGTTTTAATCCCTGCTCAAATAGCGACACTGTTTTTATTGAAAATGAAGCATTGTATCTCGCTGCTCAACTAGAAAACGATACGTTTAAATTAGTTAAAATCCCTGACGATGAACCTCGGTTTTTTACATTTCCGAAGCACAACGGGAAATACTTTATTACATTTATTGATGATGTTTTAAAATACAGCCTAAAACAAACCCCACAAAAAGAAGAGAATATTACCTTTTATTCCATTAAAAAATCTAGAGATGCCGAGCTATATATTGAAGATGAATTTTCTGGCAATGTAATGGAACGGATTAAAAAGTCGCTCCCTAAACGAAGCACAGGACAAGCAACCCGTTTATTGATTGATAATAAAACACCTAAGCAATTTGAGGAAATACTAAAGAATGCCTTAGAGGTTTATAATACTGATATTGTTAAGGGTGGAACCTACCACAACTTTAAAGACTTTTTCGGGTTTCCCAATCCAACTTCAAAAAAATTATCTGTTGAAGAATTGCCACCGTTACCACATCCCGTGTTGGCAGATTGCGATTCGGTTTTTAACGCCATCGATGAGAAAGATCAACTCATACATTATCCTTACCAAAACTTTGAACCGGTTATCAAATTATTAGAAGAAGCCGCAGACGATCCGAAAGTAACTACCATTAAAATGACCATTTACCGTGCTGCTAGCGAATCGAAATTAAATGATGCAATTGCTCGGGCTGCCAAAAATGGGAAAGAAGTTGTGATTTTTATTGAAGTAAAAGCCCGGTTTGATGAGCACAACAATTTAAAATGGGGTAAAATATTTGAAGAAAACGGAGCGCACGTAATCTATAGCTTCCCGGCCATAAAAATCCATTCTAAAATATTGTGCATTGAACGTGAAACAAGCGGATCTTCAAAAAGGTACTGCTATATTGCCACAGGTAATTTTAATGAGAATACGGCTAAATTATATACAGATTTTGGCATCATGACTGCCAATAAAACAATTACTCAAGACCTCAACAAATTGTTTTTGGTATTGGAAGGTAAAATGATTATTCCAAAACCTGATAAGCTCTTAGTGTCACCTTTTACATTACGAGATACTTTTGAAGATTTAATTGAGAATGAAATAGAATTGGCAAAAGCAGGGAAAGATGCCTACATTATTGCTAAAATGAACAGCCTACAAGATAAAAGCATGATAAAAATGCTTTACAAAGCTAGTAATGCTGGGGTAAAAATTAGATTATTAGTGCGTGGTATTTGTTCGCTCGTACCTGGTATTAAAGATCAAAGTGAAAACATATATATAACCAGTATTCTTGATCGTTTTTTAGAACACGGCCGTATATATATATTCGGAAATGATGGCGATGAAAAAATGTACATTGGTAGCGCAGATTGGATGAAACGCAACTTAAGCCACCGTATTGAAGTGGTTACCCCTATTTTAGATCAAGAACACCACAATACTATCAGGGAGTTGATAGAGATTCAATTAAACGATAATGTAAAAGCACGCATAATAGATCCCGACCAGAAAAATGAATATGTAAAACACGGAAAACCTGCCGTACGGTCGCAGTATAACACGTATGACTATTTTAAAAACTGTCTTAATTAA
- a CDS encoding inorganic diphosphatase translates to MTADKVQTFDVLIEIPKGSRNKYEYDFELKKIRYDRMIFSSMMYPADYGFMPETLALDGDPLDVLVLVTEPTFPGCVIEVKPIGVFHMADEKGPDEKVICVPISDPIANNVNDLSELNPHLIKEIEHFFQVYKDLEEKKVDVGGWGDVEAAKEIVAKCIDRFRESDVPFKEVSIR, encoded by the coding sequence ATGACTGCAGACAAAGTACAGACTTTCGATGTATTGATCGAGATCCCGAAAGGAAGCCGAAACAAGTATGAGTACGATTTTGAATTAAAAAAAATACGGTATGACCGTATGATTTTTTCATCTATGATGTATCCGGCAGATTATGGTTTTATGCCAGAAACCTTGGCATTAGACGGTGACCCGTTAGATGTTTTGGTGTTAGTGACCGAACCAACCTTCCCTGGTTGTGTAATTGAAGTAAAGCCTATTGGTGTGTTCCATATGGCAGATGAAAAAGGTCCAGATGAAAAAGTTATTTGCGTCCCTATAAGTGACCCAATTGCAAATAATGTGAATGACCTATCTGAGCTAAACCCACACCTTATTAAAGAAATTGAACATTTTTTTCAAGTATATAAGGATTTAGAAGAAAAGAAAGTAGATGTTGGTGGTTGGGGTGATGTTGAAGCTGCAAAAGAAATTGTTGCTAAATGTATAGATCGTTTTAGAGAAAGCGATGTTCCTTTTAAGGAAGTAAGTATTCGTTAA
- a CDS encoding TonB-dependent receptor, which produces MKKIILLMVLLGFAYTTNAQIITIQDQDTEQALELVTLISKSTNAYSTTNSKGQADISALKDAEKIEIRTLGYKTQIKSYDELQSSNFIILMEPSNISMDEVVVSATRWNQSSSDIPSKVISISPKEIALQNPQTAADLLGISGKVFIQKSQQGGGSPMIRGFATNRLVYTIDGVRMNTAIFRGGNLQNIISLDPFATEHTEVLFGPGSVVYGSDAIGGVMSFQTLTPQFSLDDKPFITGKAVTRYASANNEKTAHLDVNVGWKKWAFTTSITSYDYEDLKQGSEGPDEFLRPYFVKRQDSMDVVVTNEDPRVQTPSAYSQINLMQKVRFKPNDNWDFQYGLHYSETSEYGRYDRHQRTRDGAPRYGEWKYGPQKWMMNNLNLTHSKQNSLYNQLSVRLAVQNFEESRISRNFNDANRETRVEKVDAYSANIDFTKAIGSKHELYYGLEFVSNDVNSTGTDLNIETGVSQPGPSRYPEATWASYAAYVSDQFTINDQVLLQGGLRYNFIKLDAEFDTNFYPFPFETASLENGNLTGSLGVVYKPADDWVISSNASTAFRAPNVDDVGKVFDSEPGSVVIPNPDLDSEYAYNIDIGVAKVFSDVVKVDVTGYYTHLKNALVRRDFKLNGQDSIVYDGELSQVQAIQNAAEANVYGLQAGVEVKLSNGFGFSSDFNYQYGEEELDDGTTSRSRHAAPWFGVSRLTYGAQNLNMQVYMNYSGKRDFEDLPEGEKGKTEIYAIDENGNPYAAGWYTLNYKASYRLSDMFTVTGGLENITDRRYRPYSSGISGAGRNFILSLRANF; this is translated from the coding sequence ATGAAAAAAATTATTTTATTGATGGTATTATTAGGCTTTGCTTACACTACAAACGCCCAAATAATCACCATTCAAGATCAGGATACAGAACAAGCTCTGGAGCTGGTTACTCTTATCAGTAAAAGCACGAATGCCTATTCCACGACAAACTCTAAAGGACAGGCAGATATTTCGGCTTTAAAAGATGCTGAAAAAATTGAAATAAGAACACTTGGCTATAAAACACAAATAAAAAGCTACGATGAACTTCAATCATCAAATTTTATAATATTAATGGAACCATCTAACATTAGTATGGATGAAGTGGTTGTCTCAGCTACACGATGGAACCAATCTTCATCAGATATTCCATCGAAAGTTATTTCAATTTCTCCAAAGGAAATTGCATTACAAAACCCACAAACAGCAGCTGACTTGTTGGGAATTTCTGGAAAAGTATTCATTCAAAAAAGTCAACAAGGTGGCGGAAGCCCTATGATACGAGGTTTTGCGACAAACAGACTGGTTTACACTATTGATGGTGTACGTATGAATACGGCAATATTTAGAGGTGGAAACCTACAGAACATAATTTCTCTTGACCCCTTTGCTACTGAACACACTGAAGTACTTTTTGGTCCAGGCTCAGTTGTTTATGGAAGTGACGCCATTGGTGGTGTGATGAGCTTTCAGACGCTAACCCCCCAATTTTCACTAGATGATAAACCTTTTATTACCGGAAAAGCAGTGACGCGTTATGCATCGGCAAACAATGAAAAAACAGCTCATTTAGATGTTAATGTAGGTTGGAAAAAATGGGCGTTTACTACCAGTATTACTTCATATGATTATGAAGATTTAAAGCAAGGTAGCGAAGGTCCCGATGAATTTTTACGCCCTTACTTCGTAAAACGTCAAGATAGTATGGATGTAGTAGTAACTAACGAAGATCCTCGCGTACAAACCCCTTCAGCGTATTCACAAATTAATTTGATGCAAAAAGTACGCTTTAAACCTAATGACAACTGGGACTTTCAGTATGGATTACATTATTCCGAAACATCTGAATATGGAAGATATGATCGCCATCAACGTACGCGTGACGGAGCTCCACGGTACGGTGAATGGAAATATGGTCCTCAAAAATGGATGATGAATAATTTAAACCTCACACATTCTAAGCAAAATAGTCTGTACAATCAGTTATCTGTACGTTTAGCTGTTCAAAATTTTGAAGAAAGCCGTATCAGTCGAAATTTTAATGACGCAAACCGTGAAACACGTGTTGAAAAAGTAGATGCTTATTCTGCTAATATTGATTTCACAAAAGCCATAGGAAGTAAACATGAGCTTTATTATGGATTAGAGTTTGTAAGTAATGATGTAAACTCTACCGGAACTGATCTTAATATTGAAACAGGCGTTAGCCAGCCGGGGCCAAGCCGATATCCCGAAGCAACTTGGGCCTCTTACGCGGCTTATGTTTCAGATCAATTTACTATAAACGATCAAGTACTTTTGCAGGGTGGACTTCGGTATAACTTTATAAAATTGGATGCTGAATTTGACACTAATTTCTATCCATTTCCTTTTGAAACAGCTTCATTGGAAAATGGAAATTTAACTGGAAGTTTAGGAGTAGTTTACAAACCAGCTGATGATTGGGTTATTAGTTCTAACGCCTCTACAGCTTTTAGAGCGCCCAATGTAGATGATGTAGGTAAAGTATTCGATTCAGAACCTGGTTCAGTAGTTATTCCTAACCCAGATTTAGATTCTGAATATGCTTATAATATTGATATTGGCGTAGCAAAAGTGTTTAGTGATGTTGTGAAAGTAGATGTGACGGGATATTATACACATTTAAAGAATGCATTGGTTCGTCGTGATTTTAAGTTGAACGGACAAGACAGTATTGTTTATGATGGAGAATTAAGTCAAGTGCAAGCTATTCAAAATGCTGCTGAGGCAAACGTATATGGCTTACAAGCTGGTGTGGAGGTAAAACTCTCAAACGGTTTTGGTTTTTCATCAGACTTTAATTACCAATATGGTGAAGAAGAATTAGATGATGGTACTACTAGCCGTTCTCGTCACGCCGCACCATGGTTTGGTGTTTCCAGATTAACGTATGGCGCTCAAAACCTGAATATGCAAGTATATATGAATTACAGTGGTAAACGTGATTTTGAAGATCTTCCTGAAGGAGAAAAAGGCAAAACAGAAATATATGCCATTGATGAAAACGGAAATCCATACGCGGCAGGTTGGTACACGCTAAATTATAAAGCAAGTTACCGTCTAAGCGATATGTTCACGGTTACGGGCGGTCTTGAAAATATTACAGACCGAAGATACCGTCCTTATAGCTCTGGTATTTCAGGTGCTGGAAGAAATTTCATCCTTTCGCTACGAGCTAATTTTTAA
- a CDS encoding App1 family protein: MGLFKKDPLQIITFHSYGTNSHLYIRGRALEDENIDLSKNGIFSLIKNTYKRFETDEIPFTKLKITLPDDSVFYTETDKKGYFKFKENIPNLAKLTNEEAWLQYEISFEEKFSNRIINNQNRFPGEMLIPSSKSEFGVISDIDDTIIHTGVASFLKLKLVFNTFFRNAESRSPLEGASEFYQLLHQGKTGKEANPLFYVSHSPWNLYRYLELFLKANTFSKGPILLRSLPRPFRRKKVEEKPQKQKEILNILKTYPNMSFILIGDGGEHDADIYIEIAEKYPKQVKAIYLRSVKHKKKMKRIKSLFSNYDTTPALLVEDSKEAIEHARSQGFIS; this comes from the coding sequence GTGGGGCTGTTCAAAAAAGATCCGCTACAGATAATTACCTTCCACAGTTATGGAACTAACTCGCATTTGTATATACGTGGTAGGGCTTTGGAAGACGAAAACATCGACCTTTCCAAAAATGGAATTTTCAGCTTGATAAAAAACACTTATAAGCGGTTTGAAACCGACGAAATTCCTTTTACAAAACTTAAAATTACCCTGCCAGATGATTCAGTTTTCTATACAGAAACTGATAAAAAAGGTTATTTTAAATTTAAAGAGAATATCCCTAACCTAGCTAAACTGACAAATGAAGAAGCATGGTTGCAATATGAAATCTCTTTTGAAGAGAAATTTTCTAATAGAATTATAAACAACCAAAACCGGTTTCCCGGTGAGATGCTTATTCCTTCAAGTAAAAGTGAATTCGGAGTAATTAGCGATATTGATGATACTATAATCCATACCGGTGTTGCTTCTTTTTTAAAGTTGAAGCTTGTTTTTAATACTTTCTTCAGAAATGCGGAAAGCAGATCACCCTTGGAAGGTGCTTCAGAATTTTATCAGTTGTTACATCAAGGAAAAACGGGAAAGGAAGCCAACCCGTTATTTTATGTAAGCCATAGCCCTTGGAATTTATACAGATACTTAGAGTTATTTTTAAAAGCAAATACCTTTTCTAAAGGACCAATTTTATTGAGAAGTTTACCTAGACCTTTCCGAAGAAAAAAGGTAGAAGAGAAACCGCAAAAGCAAAAAGAAATTCTCAACATTCTAAAAACCTATCCAAATATGAGCTTTATTTTAATAGGGGACGGAGGCGAACACGATGCAGATATTTATATAGAAATTGCGGAAAAATATCCAAAACAAGTGAAGGCAATTTATCTGCGAAGCGTAAAACACAAAAAGAAAATGAAGCGTATTAAAAGCTTATTTTCTAATTATGACACAACACCTGCATTATTAGTAGAAGATAGCAAAGAGGCTATTGAACACGCACGATCGCAAGGGTTTATAAGTTAA
- a CDS encoding sodium-translocating pyrophosphatase: MEQNIIFIPIVLAILGLLFMLVKMSWVKKQPAGSDRMQSISKSIKEGALAFLSAEYRLLAIFAVIAAVLLFVVSTLVPSTSWMIVPAFLIGAVFSALAGNIGMRIATDANARTAEAAKTSLPQALKVSFGGGTVMGLGVAGLAVLGLSLFFMFFTSQFIVEGGDFYGDMTVVLEALAGFSLGAESIALFARVGGGIYTKAADVGADLVGKVEAGIPEDDPRNPATIADNVGDNVGDVAGMGADLFGSYVATVLAAMVLGNYVIRDMSVDGQFTDAFGNMGPILLPILIAGVGILASIIGTFLVGIKNNDAKEPQVQRALDMGNWTAIVLTLIASWFLIDWMLPETMTMAFFGEGVKEIPSINVFWAACIGLAVGALISYVTAYYTSLGKKPVMDIVQNSSTGAGTNIIAGLAVGMKSTFWSVLLFAAAIYGSYEFAGFYGVALAASAMMATTAMQLAIDAFGPIADNAGGVAEMSELEPHVRERTDILDSVGNTTAAVGKGFAIASAALTALALFAAYVTFTGIDGINIFRADVLAMLFVGGMIPVVFSAMAMKSVGKAAMKMVQEVRRQFKEIPGIMEGTATPEYGKCVDISTKAALREMILPGLLTIITPIFIGLVFGAEPLGGYMAGVCVSGVMWAIFQNNAGGAWDNAKKSFEAGVIINGEMTYKGSEAHKAAVTGDTVGDPFKDTSGPSMNILIKLTCLVALVIAPILGGHGEETEMEGDNVSQEMYMIDEDGNQTLLTDNQAGQVKEVSKEIMVSLSSNDTLTTADVTVRTTKDGETTTEKKTFSGTEEEVNMQIEELRDQSQK; encoded by the coding sequence ATGGAACAGAATATTATCTTTATCCCTATCGTACTGGCCATTCTTGGCCTTCTTTTTATGCTTGTTAAAATGAGCTGGGTAAAAAAGCAGCCTGCTGGTAGCGATCGTATGCAATCTATTTCAAAAAGTATTAAAGAAGGTGCACTTGCCTTTCTAAGTGCAGAATATAGGCTGTTAGCCATCTTTGCAGTTATTGCAGCTGTCTTGTTATTTGTTGTTTCCACCTTGGTACCATCTACCAGTTGGATGATTGTACCTGCTTTTTTAATAGGAGCTGTTTTTTCTGCCTTGGCCGGAAATATAGGAATGCGAATTGCTACCGATGCAAACGCCCGTACTGCCGAAGCCGCAAAAACAAGCTTACCACAAGCATTAAAAGTCTCTTTTGGTGGTGGTACTGTAATGGGGCTTGGCGTAGCCGGTCTTGCTGTGTTGGGTCTAAGTTTATTCTTTATGTTTTTTACCAGCCAGTTTATTGTCGAAGGCGGCGATTTTTATGGTGATATGACTGTTGTACTTGAAGCCTTGGCAGGATTTTCTCTAGGTGCAGAAAGTATCGCACTTTTCGCCCGTGTAGGTGGTGGTATTTACACCAAAGCAGCCGATGTAGGTGCCGATTTGGTAGGAAAAGTAGAAGCTGGTATTCCAGAAGACGATCCACGTAACCCTGCGACGATTGCTGATAACGTTGGGGACAATGTTGGGGATGTTGCCGGTATGGGCGCCGATCTCTTTGGGAGTTATGTTGCAACCGTTTTAGCCGCCATGGTGTTGGGTAATTACGTAATTCGCGATATGAGCGTGGATGGACAGTTTACAGATGCCTTCGGAAATATGGGGCCAATATTATTACCTATATTAATCGCCGGAGTAGGGATTTTAGCGTCTATTATTGGAACTTTTTTAGTTGGAATTAAAAATAACGATGCGAAAGAACCACAAGTTCAAAGAGCTCTAGATATGGGTAACTGGACGGCAATCGTTCTTACATTGATTGCCAGCTGGTTTTTAATAGATTGGATGTTACCAGAAACTATGACCATGGCATTCTTTGGCGAAGGGGTTAAAGAAATACCAAGTATTAACGTCTTTTGGGCCGCTTGTATTGGGTTAGCTGTAGGAGCATTGATATCGTATGTAACCGCATATTACACAAGTTTAGGTAAAAAACCGGTAATGGATATTGTTCAAAATTCTTCAACAGGTGCTGGAACAAATATTATTGCAGGATTAGCTGTTGGTATGAAATCTACATTTTGGAGTGTATTGCTTTTTGCTGCGGCTATTTATGGTTCGTATGAATTCGCAGGGTTTTATGGAGTTGCCTTGGCGGCTTCAGCGATGATGGCCACAACAGCTATGCAGTTGGCAATCGATGCCTTTGGGCCTATTGCCGATAACGCCGGTGGAGTTGCCGAAATGAGCGAATTAGAACCTCACGTTCGTGAACGTACCGATATTTTAGATTCCGTAGGGAATACAACCGCAGCGGTCGGGAAAGGATTTGCTATTGCCTCAGCAGCATTAACTGCATTAGCATTATTTGCCGCCTATGTTACGTTTACAGGTATTGATGGAATTAATATTTTCCGTGCCGATGTATTGGCGATGTTATTTGTTGGAGGAATGATTCCAGTAGTATTTTCAGCAATGGCGATGAAATCCGTTGGTAAGGCCGCAATGAAAATGGTACAAGAAGTTCGCCGACAGTTTAAAGAAATTCCAGGAATTATGGAAGGTACGGCCACCCCAGAATATGGGAAGTGTGTAGATATTTCAACAAAAGCTGCTTTACGGGAAATGATTCTTCCAGGTCTGTTGACTATTATAACACCTATTTTTATTGGGCTGGTATTTGGAGCAGAACCTCTTGGAGGTTATATGGCTGGTGTTTGTGTAAGCGGTGTAATGTGGGCGATCTTTCAGAATAACGCTGGAGGTGCTTGGGACAATGCTAAAAAATCGTTTGAAGCTGGAGTAATTATTAACGGTGAAATGACCTATAAGGGAAGCGAAGCCCATAAAGCGGCTGTTACAGGAGATACTGTTGGAGATCCTTTTAAAGATACTTCAGGACCTTCAATGAATATTTTGATTAAATTGACGTGTTTGGTAGCCTTGGTGATTGCGCCAATTTTAGGAGGTCACGGTGAGGAAACTGAAATGGAAGGCGATAATGTTTCACAAGAAATGTATATGATTGACGAAGACGGAAACCAAACATTATTAACCGATAACCAAGCGGGACAGGTAAAAGAAGTTTCGAAAGAAATTATGGTGAGCTTATCGTCAAATGATACGTTAACTACGGCTGATGTTACTGTCAGGACTACCAAAGATGGTGAAACCACAACCGAAAAGAAAACCTTTTCTGGAACCGAAGAGGAAGTTAATATGCAAATTGAAGAACTTCGGGATCAATCTCAGAAATAG